Proteins co-encoded in one Sulfurimonas sp. HSL1-2 genomic window:
- a CDS encoding gluconate 2-dehydrogenase subunit 3 family protein, which yields MITRRSLLLGGAALLLLPVESSADYARPVTILKEPFQTIAAVQRDLFPGGGTAPSPQLIKAIDYLAGVLNDPYVDDDTKRFLSDGARWLNERTGEDFGSAYYRLTPAQREEILQWLSGTPWGESWLWSLVSYLFEALLCDPVYGANTHEAGWHWLGHEPGYPRPKAALI from the coding sequence ATGATTACCCGACGAAGCCTCCTGCTGGGGGGCGCGGCGCTCCTGCTGCTACCTGTTGAGAGCAGCGCGGATTACGCCCGCCCCGTGACCATTCTCAAAGAGCCCTTCCAGACGATTGCCGCCGTGCAGCGCGACCTTTTTCCCGGGGGCGGAACGGCCCCTTCGCCGCAGTTGATCAAAGCGATTGACTATCTGGCCGGTGTGCTGAACGACCCCTACGTCGATGACGATACGAAACGGTTTCTCTCGGACGGCGCCCGCTGGCTTAACGAACGCACCGGTGAGGATTTCGGCAGTGCCTACTACCGTCTCACACCGGCACAGCGAGAGGAGATTTTGCAGTGGCTCTCCGGCACTCCCTGGGGGGAGAGCTGGCTCTGGAGCCTTGTCTCCTACCTTTTCGAAGCGCTGCTGTGCGACCCCGTTTACGGGGCGAACACCCATGAGGCGGGGTGGCACTGGCTGGGGCATGAGCCCGGTTATCCGCGGCCGAAGGCTGCATTGATATGA
- a CDS encoding EAL domain-containing protein — translation MTEFVQVARQPIIDAANATYGYELLHREGENNAANPALTHRLMSAQVMLSVFNLIGRERAVGEDLAFFNISPAFLMTDIIEAFRPDQCVFEIAANEPLRHNEIAKLKLLFDKGYCFALDNFVVTANSIAQFQSVLPYIAYLKIDIQNNDIEQVAEHVAALKANHKLIAQKVESIDEFSAYQGLGFDYFQGYYIQHPVPVKHYRLEPKHIGVSRLYKMLDTVPFYEFAKEFERHNELTIQFFQYLISTGMKRYDATRSVRAMIMDIGPDVMRRWFMLIIYAKGGADISVEKGPFSRFFEERIDLMNTIVSNVHSADPERRSDELRLLAIFSTLIDIYQIPFDTLMGSFEITKNLEKWIAARKGRFSLLYKAVNQLQHSPLDIEKVNRVLKAFKTDYDEVSVKMNHRV, via the coding sequence ATGACAGAGTTTGTACAAGTTGCGCGACAACCCATCATCGATGCTGCCAATGCGACGTACGGTTACGAACTTCTACACCGCGAAGGTGAGAATAACGCCGCGAATCCCGCACTGACACATCGTCTTATGTCCGCGCAAGTAATGCTGAGCGTCTTCAATCTGATCGGCAGAGAGCGTGCAGTAGGGGAGGATCTTGCATTTTTCAACATCTCCCCCGCCTTTTTGATGACGGACATCATTGAGGCCTTCCGCCCCGACCAGTGTGTCTTCGAGATTGCGGCAAACGAACCGCTGAGACACAATGAAATCGCCAAGCTGAAACTTCTGTTTGACAAGGGCTACTGCTTTGCCCTGGACAACTTCGTCGTTACGGCCAACAGTATTGCCCAGTTCCAGAGCGTTCTGCCCTACATTGCCTACCTCAAGATCGATATCCAGAATAACGATATTGAGCAGGTCGCCGAACATGTCGCTGCACTGAAGGCCAACCATAAGCTTATCGCCCAGAAGGTCGAAAGCATCGACGAGTTCTCCGCCTACCAGGGGTTGGGGTTCGACTATTTCCAGGGGTACTATATCCAGCACCCGGTCCCGGTCAAACACTACCGCCTCGAGCCGAAGCACATCGGTGTCAGCCGCCTTTACAAGATGCTCGACACCGTCCCTTTCTATGAGTTTGCCAAAGAGTTCGAGCGCCACAACGAGCTTACCATCCAGTTCTTCCAGTATCTCATCTCCACCGGGATGAAACGCTATGACGCCACGCGCTCCGTACGCGCGATGATCATGGACATCGGTCCCGATGTGATGCGCCGCTGGTTTATGCTCATTATCTATGCAAAGGGCGGGGCGGATATCAGCGTCGAAAAGGGACCGTTCTCACGCTTTTTCGAAGAGCGGATCGACCTGATGAACACCATTGTTTCCAATGTTCACAGCGCCGACCCGGAGCGCCGCAGCGACGAGCTGCGCCTGCTGGCCATCTTTTCGACCCTTATCGACATCTACCAGATCCCCTTTGATACGCTCATGGGCTCTTTCGAGATCACGAAGAACCTTGAAAAGTGGATCGCGGCGCGCAAAGGGCGTTTCAGCCTGCTGTACAAGGCCGTCAACCAGCTGCAGCACTCGCCCCTCGATATCGAGAAGGTCAACCGCGTCCTCAAGGCTTTCAAGACCGACTACGACGAAGTCAGTGTCAAGATGAACCACCGGGTGTAG
- the metG gene encoding methionine--tRNA ligase yields the protein MSYYVTTPIYYVNGEAHIGHAYTTFIADALARYHRLIGEEVYFLTGTDEHGQKIEESAKKFEKPTQQFADEISASFRNLWDEFGISFDQFIRTTDKDHMTGVQKAFEKMYAKGDIYKGNYEGHYCVSCETFFPETQLIDGEFCPDCGRSTTIVKEESYFFKLSAYEQKLLDYYEAHQDFILPKSRRNEVINFVKGGLNDLSVTRTSFTWGVPLPESVGDSKHVMYVWLDALLNYITALGYGRDEAKMDFWPAQMQLVGKDILRFHAIYWPAFLMSLDLPLPKHIGAHGWWTRDGEKMSKSKGNVVSPKEVADVYGLENLRYFMMREVPFGQDGDFSQRALIDRINSDLSNDLGNLLNRIIGMSGKYSDFVIDSSDVMTYHKAEMEEVEAVLGSVERFLDEVQTHRFLEELWKLFTIGNKAIEAHAPWVKMKEGKKEEALALVALVANILAKASVLLHPFMPTTTATIADALGFAIDTNAYNDLVKGGKLLPTFTIKQVPPLFPRIEAPLMDQAPAAQPNAKEEEAPKKAKAAAPVEADNLITIDQFFQTQLKIGTIVEAEEVPKSKKLLKLQVDVGEEKPRQVVAGIREYYEAQSLVGTQVCVVANLKPAKLMGMVSEGMLLAAKDDEGLSLMRPEAPRKAGSSVG from the coding sequence ATGAGCTATTACGTCACCACCCCCATCTACTACGTCAACGGCGAGGCGCACATCGGCCACGCCTATACAACCTTCATCGCGGATGCGCTGGCCCGCTACCACCGTCTGATCGGCGAAGAGGTCTATTTCCTGACGGGGACGGACGAACACGGCCAGAAGATCGAAGAGTCGGCGAAGAAGTTTGAGAAACCGACGCAGCAGTTCGCCGACGAGATCAGCGCCAGCTTCCGCAACCTCTGGGACGAATTCGGCATCAGTTTCGACCAGTTCATCCGCACGACGGACAAGGACCATATGACCGGTGTCCAGAAGGCGTTTGAGAAGATGTATGCCAAGGGGGATATCTACAAGGGCAATTACGAGGGTCACTACTGCGTCAGCTGCGAGACCTTCTTCCCCGAAACCCAGCTCATCGACGGGGAGTTCTGCCCGGACTGCGGCCGCTCGACCACTATCGTCAAAGAGGAGAGCTACTTCTTCAAACTCTCGGCGTATGAGCAGAAGCTGCTTGATTATTACGAAGCGCACCAGGACTTTATCCTGCCGAAATCCCGCCGCAACGAGGTGATCAACTTCGTCAAGGGCGGCCTTAATGACCTCTCCGTGACACGTACGAGCTTCACCTGGGGCGTGCCGCTGCCCGAATCCGTAGGCGACAGCAAACACGTCATGTACGTCTGGCTCGACGCCCTGCTCAACTACATCACGGCGCTCGGCTACGGCCGCGACGAAGCGAAAATGGACTTCTGGCCGGCACAGATGCAGCTCGTGGGCAAGGATATCCTCCGCTTCCACGCCATCTACTGGCCGGCGTTCCTGATGAGCCTGGACCTCCCGCTTCCCAAGCACATCGGCGCCCACGGCTGGTGGACCCGCGACGGCGAGAAGATGAGCAAGTCCAAAGGCAACGTCGTCAGCCCCAAAGAGGTCGCCGACGTCTACGGCCTGGAGAACCTGCGCTACTTCATGATGCGTGAAGTCCCCTTCGGTCAGGACGGCGACTTCTCCCAGCGCGCCCTGATCGACCGGATCAACTCCGATCTCAGCAACGATCTGGGGAACCTGCTTAACCGTATCATCGGGATGAGCGGCAAATACTCCGATTTCGTCATCGACAGTAGCGATGTCATGACCTACCACAAAGCGGAGATGGAGGAAGTCGAAGCCGTACTCGGCAGCGTCGAGCGGTTCCTGGACGAGGTCCAGACGCACCGCTTCCTCGAAGAGCTCTGGAAGCTCTTCACCATCGGGAACAAGGCGATTGAGGCGCATGCGCCGTGGGTCAAGATGAAAGAGGGCAAAAAAGAGGAGGCGCTGGCGCTGGTGGCCCTTGTTGCCAACATCCTTGCCAAAGCTTCCGTGCTGCTGCACCCTTTTATGCCGACCACGACGGCGACGATCGCGGATGCGCTCGGTTTTGCCATCGACACCAATGCGTATAACGATCTCGTCAAAGGCGGCAAGCTCCTGCCGACCTTCACGATCAAGCAGGTCCCGCCCCTCTTCCCGCGTATCGAAGCCCCGCTGATGGACCAGGCCCCGGCGGCACAGCCCAATGCCAAAGAGGAGGAGGCGCCGAAAAAAGCGAAAGCGGCGGCACCGGTCGAAGCGGACAACCTGATCACCATCGACCAGTTCTTCCAGACCCAGCTCAAAATCGGTACCATCGTCGAAGCCGAAGAGGTGCCAAAAAGCAAGAAACTGCTCAAGCTCCAGGTCGACGTCGGCGAGGAGAAACCGCGCCAGGTCGTGGCGGGCATCCGCGAGTATTACGAGGCGCAGAGCCTTGTCGGCACGCAGGTCTGTGTCGTCGCGAACCTGAAACCGGCCAAGCTGATGGGCATGGTCTCCGAAGGGATGCTGCTGGCGGCAAAGGATGACGAAGGCCTCTCGCTGATGCGCCCCGAAGCACCGAGAAAGGCAGGCAGTTCCGTCGGATGA
- a CDS encoding GMC family oxidoreductase translates to MKQYDICIVGSGAGAAPVAYELSRAGYSVLVLEKGPYLTEKDFTKDEIAVSRRSIYTPRLKDEQHVVETYNSDGSIDRVTAEASGWNFWNGSMVGGSSNLMSGYFHRMKPVDFKLRSTFGAIEGANVVDWPITYEEMEPYFTKVEQVVGVSGRVVEHPFQEQRSTREFPFPPTWEQPISGWFDAACEALGYHSIPTPRAVLPHDALGRNGCSYSNFCGSYGCATGAKGNARAALLEKAKATGRCDILPDVFVYKLDADRQRVTAAHYFDADGNSHTVKAGTFVVAAQAIESVRLLFNSKGAFHPDGLGNANGQLGKNLIFSAGGSGQGRFEFSRLNERQRFELMTRGAFVNRSLQDWYVYRREGHTYKGGTIDFLFEHANPVSRAMRELYDGDGHLVWGSRLQKRLEHAFKASRVFVFEVFNDWLPTDNCFIGVDEGVKDKWGMPVGKIRLYGHPHDLEVGAFLADKAENVLRQMGAVEIRSDISSAPPPNLVAGGCRFGKDPKNSVLDPSCKMHGIDNLYVSDGSFMPTGGSVPYTWTIYANAFRVADAIKAALKAKPNRL, encoded by the coding sequence ATGAAACAATATGATATCTGCATCGTCGGCAGTGGGGCGGGGGCGGCGCCCGTGGCCTATGAGCTGAGCCGCGCAGGCTACAGCGTCCTCGTGCTTGAGAAGGGTCCCTACCTGACGGAGAAGGATTTCACCAAGGACGAGATCGCCGTCAGCCGCCGCAGCATCTATACCCCGCGTCTCAAGGATGAACAGCACGTCGTCGAAACCTATAACAGCGACGGGAGCATCGACCGTGTCACCGCCGAAGCGTCGGGATGGAACTTCTGGAACGGCTCCATGGTCGGCGGCTCTTCGAACCTGATGAGCGGCTATTTCCACCGGATGAAACCGGTCGATTTCAAACTCCGTTCCACCTTCGGGGCCATCGAGGGGGCCAACGTCGTCGACTGGCCCATCACCTACGAAGAGATGGAACCCTATTTCACGAAGGTGGAGCAGGTCGTCGGCGTCTCCGGGAGGGTCGTGGAGCACCCTTTCCAGGAGCAGCGTTCCACCAGGGAGTTCCCGTTCCCGCCGACCTGGGAGCAGCCCATTTCCGGCTGGTTCGATGCGGCCTGCGAAGCGCTTGGCTACCACAGCATCCCCACACCGAGGGCCGTACTCCCCCACGACGCACTGGGGCGTAACGGCTGCTCCTACTCGAATTTCTGCGGCAGTTACGGCTGTGCAACCGGGGCCAAGGGGAACGCCCGCGCAGCGCTGCTGGAAAAGGCGAAGGCGACGGGCCGGTGCGATATCCTCCCGGATGTTTTCGTCTACAAGCTCGATGCGGACCGTCAGCGCGTCACGGCCGCACACTATTTTGATGCCGACGGCAATTCCCACACCGTCAAAGCGGGGACCTTCGTGGTGGCTGCGCAGGCGATCGAGAGTGTACGCCTGCTGTTCAACTCAAAGGGCGCCTTCCACCCCGACGGCCTCGGCAATGCCAACGGCCAGCTGGGGAAGAACCTTATTTTTTCCGCCGGCGGCAGCGGGCAGGGGAGGTTCGAGTTCTCCCGCCTCAACGAACGGCAGCGCTTCGAGCTGATGACCCGCGGCGCCTTTGTCAACCGCTCCCTGCAGGACTGGTACGTCTATCGCCGGGAGGGGCACACCTACAAAGGGGGCACGATTGATTTTCTTTTTGAACACGCCAATCCCGTCAGCCGCGCCATGCGCGAACTTTATGATGGTGACGGACACCTGGTCTGGGGCAGCAGACTGCAGAAGCGCCTTGAACACGCCTTCAAAGCCTCGCGCGTTTTTGTATTCGAGGTCTTCAACGACTGGCTCCCGACGGACAACTGTTTCATCGGGGTCGACGAAGGGGTGAAGGACAAATGGGGCATGCCCGTCGGGAAGATCCGTCTTTACGGCCACCCGCATGACCTTGAAGTCGGTGCTTTCCTGGCCGACAAGGCCGAAAACGTCCTGCGGCAGATGGGCGCGGTGGAGATCCGAAGCGATATTTCGTCCGCCCCGCCGCCGAACCTCGTTGCCGGGGGCTGCCGTTTCGGGAAGGACCCGAAAAACTCCGTACTGGACCCCTCGTGTAAAATGCACGGGATCGACAACCTCTACGTCTCCGACGGCAGCTTCATGCCCACGGGCGGCAGCGTACCCTACACCTGGACCATCTACGCCAACGCTTTCAGGGTCGCCGATGCCATCAAGGCGGCACTGAAAGCCAAGCCCAACAGGCTATAA
- a CDS encoding DNA-deoxyinosine glycosylase: MRLEHPFDPIADDRSRVLVLGSFPSIASFEADFYYAHPRNQFWPIMEQLFEVALPDKTARRAFALEQGIALWDSYASLVRSENNSSDANLSELIPNDIPALLAAHPAIRHIFCTGRKAYDGCVKAFPGLPVPCTLLPSTSPAYAAMRFDAKLEAYRQLKAVLDAV; encoded by the coding sequence ATGCGCCTGGAACACCCCTTCGACCCCATTGCCGACGACCGTTCCCGCGTTCTGGTCCTCGGCTCTTTTCCCAGCATCGCCTCCTTCGAAGCCGATTTCTACTACGCCCACCCGCGAAACCAGTTCTGGCCCATTATGGAGCAGCTTTTTGAAGTCGCGCTCCCGGACAAAACGGCGCGGCGTGCATTTGCCCTGGAGCAGGGGATAGCCCTCTGGGACAGCTACGCCTCCCTGGTGCGCAGCGAAAACAACTCCAGCGACGCCAACCTCAGCGAGCTTATCCCCAACGATATCCCCGCTCTCCTTGCAGCACATCCCGCCATCAGGCATATCTTCTGCACCGGCAGAAAAGCATACGATGGGTGCGTCAAAGCATTTCCGGGCCTTCCCGTCCCCTGTACGCTGCTCCCCTCGACCTCTCCGGCCTACGCGGCAATGCGCTTTGATGCCAAACTGGAAGCCTATCGCCAACTCAAAGCGGTCCTCGATGCAGTTTGA
- the queC gene encoding 7-cyano-7-deazaguanine synthase QueC has product MGKKAVCIMSGGMDSTLAAYMLRTQGYEIVAVHFNYDQRTQQKELECFRAIAARLGTAQTYEIDLDFFAAIGASALTDRSIEVPTGGIEAGVPVTYVPFRNGIFLSIAAAIAEKEGATVIGIGVVEEDSSGYPDCREAYIEAMQRAVNLGTKDETNLTIAMPLVHLKKEQIVAEAVAYDVPLELTWSCYRDEAEACGVCDSCRLRLKGFELAGVRDPIPYR; this is encoded by the coding sequence GTGGGTAAAAAAGCGGTCTGTATCATGAGCGGAGGAATGGATTCGACACTGGCGGCCTATATGCTCCGCACCCAGGGGTATGAGATCGTCGCGGTCCATTTCAACTATGACCAGCGTACCCAGCAAAAAGAGCTTGAGTGCTTCCGCGCGATTGCCGCGCGTCTCGGCACCGCTCAAACCTACGAGATCGATCTGGACTTTTTCGCCGCCATCGGTGCCTCGGCCCTCACTGACAGGAGTATCGAGGTCCCGACGGGCGGCATCGAAGCCGGCGTCCCGGTCACCTACGTACCATTCCGCAACGGCATCTTTCTGAGCATCGCGGCCGCCATCGCCGAAAAAGAGGGGGCTACCGTCATCGGTATCGGCGTCGTCGAAGAGGACTCCAGCGGTTACCCCGACTGCCGTGAAGCGTATATCGAGGCGATGCAGCGTGCCGTCAACCTCGGGACGAAGGACGAAACGAACCTGACCATCGCCATGCCGCTCGTGCACCTGAAAAAGGAGCAGATTGTCGCCGAGGCCGTCGCATACGATGTCCCGCTGGAGCTGACCTGGAGCTGCTACCGTGACGAGGCCGAAGCCTGCGGCGTCTGCGACAGCTGCCGGCTGCGCCTCAAAGGGTTTGAACTGGCCGGCGTCCGGGACCCTATTCCCTATCGTTAA
- the dctP gene encoding TRAP transporter substrate-binding protein DctP, which produces MNRRTFLTAAAATSSAVLLEGCNDGNRVAIDYSKHPKSDDTAEKTVHVNRGKKTELKIATSWPAHFPIMGTGVDRFAERVAQISGGQLSIKLFPKNTLVPALAVFDAASSGQIDGFHSGPYYWKGKNAAFSLFSGFPFGMTAEELNGWILYGGGQELWRELYGRYNLYPFAGGNTNIQMGGWFRKPIETLEDMNGLKMRIPGLGGEVMSKLGVNPVLLPAGEIYTSLERGVIDATEWVGPYLDMKMGFYKVAPYYYSGWHEPGSILEMTFSKHTWERLSGEQQAIIECAVNELNSTMTFEFQAKNAEAMASLEANGVKLMRFPDAVTEAAKKALLEVVTEQSAQSSDFKRVFESAYAYLAKSKTFSDASLRYFLNVR; this is translated from the coding sequence ATGAATAGACGTACTTTCCTGACCGCGGCAGCTGCGACATCGTCGGCCGTGCTGCTGGAGGGCTGCAACGACGGCAACCGCGTGGCGATCGATTACAGCAAGCATCCGAAATCCGATGACACGGCCGAAAAAACCGTCCATGTCAACCGCGGCAAGAAGACGGAGCTCAAAATCGCGACGAGCTGGCCGGCGCACTTCCCTATTATGGGCACCGGCGTAGACCGCTTTGCCGAGCGCGTTGCACAGATCAGCGGCGGGCAGCTCAGTATCAAACTCTTTCCCAAAAACACCCTGGTCCCTGCCCTCGCGGTCTTCGATGCGGCCAGCAGCGGCCAGATCGACGGATTCCACTCGGGACCCTACTACTGGAAAGGCAAGAATGCAGCCTTCTCCCTCTTCAGCGGTTTTCCTTTCGGCATGACGGCCGAGGAGCTCAACGGCTGGATACTGTACGGCGGCGGGCAGGAGCTGTGGCGCGAACTTTACGGCCGCTACAACCTCTACCCTTTCGCCGGCGGCAACACCAATATCCAGATGGGGGGCTGGTTCCGAAAGCCGATCGAGACGCTGGAGGATATGAACGGCCTCAAGATGCGCATCCCGGGCCTCGGCGGCGAGGTGATGTCGAAGCTGGGCGTCAATCCCGTGCTGCTGCCTGCCGGGGAGATCTACACCTCCCTGGAGCGCGGCGTCATCGACGCGACGGAGTGGGTCGGCCCCTACCTGGACATGAAGATGGGCTTTTACAAGGTCGCGCCGTACTACTATTCAGGGTGGCACGAACCGGGTTCCATCCTGGAGATGACGTTCAGCAAGCATACGTGGGAGCGGCTTTCGGGAGAGCAGCAGGCGATCATCGAGTGCGCCGTCAATGAGCTCAACAGTACGATGACCTTTGAATTCCAGGCGAAAAACGCAGAGGCGATGGCCTCGCTCGAAGCAAACGGCGTCAAGCTGATGCGTTTTCCCGACGCCGTCACCGAGGCCGCCAAGAAAGCGCTCCTGGAGGTCGTCACCGAGCAGAGCGCCCAGAGCAGTGATTTCAAACGTGTCTTTGAGAGTGCCTATGCCTATCTCGCCAAAAGCAAGACCTTCAGCGACGCCAGCCTGCGCTACTTTCTCAACGTTCGCTAA
- a CDS encoding sodium:proton exchanger yields MYGIVLGVIAFVFHHYHNAYLATTLSAVSIALLSMTVAEVAEVLAERLEEPYGSFVLTFSAVIVEIILLYMVLMTSHNDPRAVDTVKGGIISAVIVDMNVLLGLAVFIGGLAFKEQEHNEDTSSTYTTILLVATSALLVPSIMHFTSESHHDLILASNIIGFVLFCFYIVIFIFQTKTHSHFFKATARSRIFRYKRRLAEGEEADEEQPDAFERLSTVGNFVVIFALIALIGIVAEIFADEGMSLVQEYDFPVGLAGLIIAIISVAPEIMTAITAARNDQIQRVINIAMGASTVSIMLTVPALLALSYTTAHPLTLDFNTLQVGALILTIVLAWKTTDDGYTNYFEGTSHLFFFICYAIIAAFY; encoded by the coding sequence GTGTACGGGATTGTACTCGGTGTAATCGCTTTCGTTTTCCATCACTATCATAACGCCTATCTTGCTACGACACTCTCCGCCGTATCCATTGCCCTGCTCTCCATGACCGTCGCAGAAGTCGCCGAAGTACTCGCCGAGCGTCTCGAAGAGCCCTACGGCTCCTTCGTACTCACTTTCAGTGCCGTGATCGTCGAGATCATCCTGCTTTACATGGTCCTGATGACGTCGCACAATGACCCCAGAGCGGTCGACACTGTCAAAGGGGGGATCATCTCCGCCGTCATCGTGGACATGAACGTCCTGCTGGGCTTGGCGGTCTTTATCGGCGGGCTGGCGTTCAAAGAGCAGGAGCACAACGAAGATACTTCCAGTACCTACACGACAATCCTGCTCGTGGCGACCTCCGCGCTGCTGGTGCCGAGCATCATGCACTTTACCTCAGAGTCGCACCATGACCTGATCCTTGCCAGCAACATCATCGGGTTCGTACTCTTCTGTTTCTATATCGTCATTTTCATTTTCCAGACAAAGACACACTCTCACTTTTTCAAAGCGACGGCCCGCAGCCGCATCTTCCGCTACAAGCGCCGCCTGGCAGAAGGCGAAGAGGCCGATGAGGAGCAGCCGGACGCCTTCGAACGCCTTTCGACCGTCGGTAATTTTGTGGTCATCTTCGCCCTGATCGCCCTGATCGGCATCGTGGCGGAGATCTTCGCGGACGAAGGGATGTCGCTTGTACAGGAGTACGACTTCCCGGTCGGCCTGGCGGGTCTCATTATCGCGATCATCTCGGTCGCCCCGGAGATCATGACGGCGATTACGGCGGCGCGCAACGACCAGATCCAGCGGGTTATCAACATCGCCATGGGGGCCTCGACGGTGTCGATCATGCTGACGGTCCCGGCGCTGCTTGCGCTTTCCTACACGACCGCCCACCCGCTGACGCTGGACTTCAACACCCTGCAGGTCGGGGCGCTGATCCTGACCATTGTACTGGCATGGAAAACGACGGATGACGGCTATACGAACTATTTCGAGGGGACGTCGCACCTCTTTTTCTTTATCTGTTATGCCATTATTGCGGCGTTTTACTGA
- a CDS encoding bifunctional methionine sulfoxide reductase B/A protein, with amino-acid sequence MPVFAAESGAYKPVGNWKPLSPQEEAVIVHKATERPYSGELLYNKAKGTYVCKRCGAKLYRSEDKFDSHCGWPSFDDEIPGAVKRIPDPDGYRTEIVCANCGAHLGHVFAGEHLTQKNLRHCVNSISMEFIPDVKVAYFAGGCFWGVEYYLEKIPGVNSVVSGFMGGSKKDPGYYDVVKGNTGHLETVAVTYDPSKVDYETLAKTFFEIHDPTQEGRQGPDVGAQYQSAVFYNDAAEKAVVQKLIDRLRKNGYNVKTKLIEASAFYKAEDYHQDYYERHRKQPYCHGFVDRFKEKN; translated from the coding sequence ATCCCGGTTTTTGCAGCGGAGTCCGGCGCGTACAAGCCGGTAGGCAACTGGAAGCCGCTGAGCCCGCAGGAGGAAGCGGTCATCGTCCACAAAGCCACGGAGCGCCCCTACAGCGGCGAACTGCTCTACAACAAGGCGAAGGGCACCTACGTCTGCAAGCGCTGCGGGGCCAAACTCTACCGCTCCGAGGATAAATTCGATTCGCACTGCGGCTGGCCGTCGTTTGACGATGAAATCCCCGGTGCCGTCAAACGCATTCCCGACCCCGACGGCTACCGTACGGAGATCGTCTGCGCCAACTGCGGCGCGCACCTGGGGCACGTCTTTGCCGGGGAGCACCTGACCCAGAAGAACCTCCGCCACTGCGTCAACTCCATCTCCATGGAGTTCATCCCCGACGTGAAGGTGGCCTACTTCGCCGGCGGCTGTTTCTGGGGTGTGGAGTACTATCTTGAAAAGATCCCCGGCGTCAATTCGGTCGTCTCGGGCTTCATGGGCGGATCGAAAAAAGATCCCGGTTATTACGATGTTGTCAAGGGAAATACGGGCCACCTCGAGACCGTCGCCGTCACCTACGACCCTTCAAAGGTCGACTACGAGACCCTCGCCAAAACCTTCTTCGAGATCCATGACCCCACCCAGGAGGGGCGGCAGGGGCCCGATGTCGGAGCCCAGTACCAGAGCGCGGTCTTCTATAACGACGCCGCGGAAAAAGCCGTGGTGCAGAAGCTCATCGACCGCCTTCGCAAGAACGGCTATAACGTCAAGACGAAACTGATCGAGGCTTCAGCGTTTTACAAAGCGGAGGACTACCACCAGGACTATTACGAGCGTCACCGCAAGCAGCCCTACTGCCACGGCTTCGTCGACCGCTTCAAAGAGAAGAATTAG
- a CDS encoding SprT family zinc-dependent metalloprotease, whose product MQFECDGIRVEHRINPRIKHAYLSVADDGTVVLKSNGRGLRHLQAFVASKRDWILRQQARVSSQPSMRLGESLLYLGDIVSLEEIDTAFQAHSPEALRRSYDRFYRDRAEALLCDKTAMFAERMGVTYEAIRFRKMKRRWGSCSKTGVITYNTLLLQLEEAMVDYTVVHELAHRVHFNHSADFHALVASVLPDEKALRHRMRLRKASYY is encoded by the coding sequence ATGCAGTTTGAATGTGACGGTATCCGCGTCGAACACCGGATCAATCCCCGCATAAAGCATGCCTACCTGAGCGTCGCCGACGACGGTACGGTCGTGCTCAAGTCCAACGGCCGCGGACTAAGGCATTTGCAGGCATTCGTCGCTTCCAAGCGCGACTGGATTCTGCGCCAGCAGGCCCGTGTTTCATCGCAGCCTTCCATGCGGCTGGGCGAAAGCCTGCTCTATCTGGGCGATATCGTCTCGCTTGAGGAGATCGACACCGCGTTTCAGGCCCACTCGCCCGAAGCGCTCCGCCGAAGTTACGACCGCTTTTACCGTGATCGTGCCGAAGCGCTGCTGTGCGATAAGACCGCCATGTTCGCCGAACGGATGGGGGTCACGTACGAAGCGATCCGTTTCCGGAAAATGAAACGGCGCTGGGGGAGCTGCTCGAAGACGGGCGTCATCACCTATAACACCCTTTTGCTTCAGCTGGAAGAAGCGATGGTCGACTACACCGTGGTGCACGAACTGGCGCACCGCGTCCACTTCAACCACTCCGCCGACTTCCATGCCCTCGTCGCTTCGGTACTCCCCGACGAAAAGGCGCTGCGCCATCGGATGCGCCTCCGCAAAGCAAGCTACTACTGA